A genome region from Aestuariivirga litoralis includes the following:
- the nagA gene encoding N-acetylglucosamine-6-phosphate deacetylase, whose translation MATFLKAKRIFTGAKMLEGHGVLLDGKQIVDVLPVKSAPLDSITLDLGSCLLAPGFIDIQVNGGGGVNLNDTPNADGVRQMARAHRRFGTTGMLPTVITDTPDIQKRAAQGVREAMADTPEVLGIHIEGPFLDPARKGAHDPALIRAMTQADEDWLCGLDYREVLLTVAPNKVSPEQIRKLHQAGLHVSLGHAEAQQPDIRAALAAGANCFTHLFNAMSQVSPREPGMAGTALMDASSYVGLITDGFHVHEQVLKLAYALKPHDKMILVTDAMLPAAGGPDHFDLQGRKVEVRNGRLELADGTLAGSNLTMDEAVRFCVERLQWPLEDVLRMASRNPAAFLGLDREMGQIAAGFAANLVALDETLHVKQTWVNGQ comes from the coding sequence ATGGCAACCTTCCTGAAGGCCAAGCGGATTTTCACCGGCGCAAAGATGCTGGAAGGCCATGGCGTGCTGCTGGATGGCAAGCAGATCGTGGATGTGTTGCCGGTAAAATCCGCACCGCTGGATTCCATCACGCTGGATCTCGGCTCTTGCCTCCTCGCGCCCGGCTTCATCGACATTCAGGTGAATGGCGGTGGCGGGGTGAATCTCAATGACACACCGAATGCGGATGGCGTGCGGCAGATGGCGCGAGCGCATCGGCGCTTTGGCACCACCGGCATGCTGCCCACGGTGATCACCGACACGCCGGACATCCAGAAGCGCGCGGCACAGGGCGTGCGCGAGGCGATGGCCGACACGCCTGAGGTTCTGGGCATTCACATTGAAGGGCCGTTTCTCGATCCGGCGCGCAAGGGTGCCCATGACCCAGCCTTGATCCGCGCGATGACGCAGGCGGATGAAGACTGGCTGTGCGGGCTGGATTACAGGGAGGTGCTGCTGACCGTGGCGCCCAACAAGGTTTCGCCCGAACAGATCCGCAAGCTGCATCAGGCCGGGCTTCATGTGTCGCTGGGCCATGCCGAAGCACAGCAGCCCGACATTCGCGCCGCACTCGCGGCGGGTGCCAACTGCTTCACGCATCTGTTCAACGCGATGAGCCAGGTTTCACCGCGCGAGCCCGGCATGGCGGGCACCGCGCTGATGGATGCTTCATCCTATGTCGGCCTGATCACCGATGGCTTTCATGTGCATGAACAGGTGTTGAAGCTGGCTTATGCGCTGAAGCCGCATGACAAGATGATTTTGGTGACCGATGCCATGCTGCCGGCGGCGGGCGGGCCTGATCATTTCGATCTGCAGGGCCGCAAGGTTGAGGTGCGCAATGGCAGGCTGGAACTGGCCGATGGCACGCTGGCGGGATCGAACCTGACGATGGATGAGGCGGTGCGCTTCTGCGTGGAGCGCCTGCAATGGCCGCTGGAAGATGTGCTGCGGATGGCATCGCGCAACCCGGCTGCGTTTCTGGGCCTTGATCGCGAGATGGGGCAGATCGCTGCGGGCTTTGCCGCCAATCTGGTGGCGCTGGATGAAACACTGCACGTGAAGCAAACATGGGTGAATGGGCAATGA
- a CDS encoding SIS domain-containing protein — MSLMKKEAQEAPQVVARFLAQNRGALSELGARLRTHPPSVILTAARGSSDHAATYFKYLVEILLGVPCASVGASVASVWHSKLKLNNAVCVTISQSGQSPDILALQEAARKAGALTIALVNQPDSPAQKGADFFLPLSAGPEKSVAATKSFIASLVAGAAIAGHWADDKALLDALENLPARLEEAAKIQWPSFVTGAAKAQSLYVLGRGPGLAIANECALKMKETCGLHAEALSFAEVMHGPLELVRPGFPVLAFSPNDASRSAAHDVLARIRSIGAEVHAVEDGGMEFVGAGHAMLDPISMVQSAYLNVEALAQKLGRNPDHPKQLSKVTETV, encoded by the coding sequence ATGAGCCTGATGAAAAAAGAAGCGCAGGAAGCCCCGCAAGTGGTGGCGCGTTTTCTGGCGCAGAACAGAGGGGCGCTGAGTGAATTGGGCGCGCGGTTGAGGACCCATCCGCCGTCTGTAATCCTCACCGCAGCGCGCGGCAGCTCGGATCATGCCGCCACCTATTTCAAATACCTGGTGGAGATTCTGCTGGGCGTGCCTTGTGCGTCGGTAGGCGCTTCTGTAGCTTCCGTCTGGCATTCCAAGCTGAAGCTCAACAATGCGGTGTGCGTGACGATTTCACAGTCCGGCCAGAGCCCCGATATTCTGGCGCTGCAGGAAGCCGCGCGCAAAGCGGGCGCGCTGACCATCGCGCTGGTGAACCAGCCGGATTCGCCCGCGCAAAAGGGCGCCGACTTTTTCCTGCCGCTCAGTGCGGGGCCGGAGAAGAGCGTGGCGGCGACGAAGAGCTTTATCGCCTCGCTGGTAGCGGGGGCTGCGATTGCCGGGCACTGGGCCGATGACAAGGCGCTGCTGGACGCACTGGAAAATTTGCCTGCCAGGCTGGAAGAAGCAGCGAAGATTCAGTGGCCTTCCTTCGTTACGGGTGCGGCCAAGGCGCAATCGCTTTACGTACTGGGGCGCGGGCCGGGGCTGGCGATTGCCAATGAATGCGCTTTGAAAATGAAAGAGACCTGTGGGCTGCATGCTGAAGCGCTTTCCTTTGCCGAAGTGATGCATGGGCCGCTGGAACTGGTACGGCCGGGCTTTCCGGTTCTGGCCTTTTCACCCAATGATGCCTCGCGGTCTGCCGCGCATGATGTGCTGGCGCGCATCCGTTCCATCGGGGCCGAGGTGCATGCGGTGGAAGATGGGGGCATGGAATTCGTGGGTGCTGGTCATGCAATGCTTGATCCGATCTCGATGGTGCAATCGGCCTATCTCAATGTCGAGGCGCTGGCACAGAAGCTGGGCCGCAACCCCGATCATCCGAAGCAACTTTCCAAAGTGACCGAGACCGTGTGA
- a CDS encoding GntR family transcriptional regulator, translating into MSTPGQRVFSKVDLTAADDAPLYMRIKKIVQDAKSAGDLREGDAMPSERDVAELLHVSRVTVRKAFSELVREGSITQKRGSGTYVGGQEIRLEQPLSRLTSFTQDMTLRGLSTRSEVLSQQSAIATPEEALKLSLSPTERVSRWKRLRFANDVPMALEHAVFPERFLPDASAVHGSLYAALDAGGFRPVRALQRLHAVALDEEEALLLGVATASPALRMERISYLADGRVVEFTTSYYRGDLYDFVAELTLVQDQPQ; encoded by the coding sequence ATGAGCACGCCCGGCCAGCGGGTTTTCTCCAAGGTAGATTTGACGGCAGCTGATGACGCGCCGCTTTACATGCGCATCAAGAAGATCGTGCAGGATGCAAAGTCAGCCGGAGATTTGCGCGAGGGCGATGCCATGCCATCGGAGCGTGACGTGGCGGAGCTGCTGCATGTGTCGCGTGTGACGGTGCGCAAGGCGTTCAGCGAATTGGTGCGCGAAGGTTCAATTACCCAGAAGCGTGGATCTGGTACTTATGTGGGTGGGCAAGAGATTAGGCTCGAACAGCCATTGTCGCGACTGACTTCCTTTACGCAAGACATGACCTTGCGCGGGCTTTCGACGCGCTCGGAAGTACTCTCGCAGCAATCTGCCATCGCCACGCCGGAAGAAGCGTTGAAGCTTTCACTCTCGCCCACCGAACGCGTGTCGCGGTGGAAGCGGTTGCGCTTTGCCAATGATGTGCCGATGGCGCTGGAGCATGCGGTGTTTCCAGAACGCTTCCTGCCCGATGCTTCGGCGGTGCATGGCTCGCTCTATGCTGCACTTGATGCGGGCGGATTCCGCCCGGTGCGCGCGCTGCAACGCTTGCATGCGGTGGCGCTGGATGAGGAAGAAGCGCTGCTGCTTGGCGTGGCCACGGCCAGCCCGGCTTTGCGGATGGAGCGCATTTCATACCTCGCTGATGGGCGCGTGGTGGAATTCACCACCTCATACTATCGCGGCGATCTCTATGATTTCGTGGCGGAGCTGACCTTGGTGCAGGATCAACCGCAATGA
- a CDS encoding BadF/BadG/BcrA/BcrD ATPase family protein, which translates to MQHSGPYFLGVDGGGSRCRVRIRDVSGALLSEAQGGPSNVYQDFEGGVAMVISTAQTAANRIGIPVDQLHAGLGLAGVSSSVDGARLLRESLPFASVVVENDGVAACMGAFQGEDGGILIMGTGSIGIGMVGGQRHMVGGWGFTLGDLGSGGWIGLQAAQRAALVIDKMMPSSPFIEKVMTQAGDNRIDLTQWSVSAVPRDFASLAREAFAAADAGDPHAKEIVVAGSGHISDLGKTLLSRGAKQLSLMGGLAPSYEPYLSQDIRAVLVPPKSDALDGAILMARRAQA; encoded by the coding sequence ATGCAACATTCCGGCCCTTATTTCCTTGGCGTTGATGGCGGCGGCAGTCGCTGCCGGGTGCGGATCAGGGACGTTTCGGGAGCGCTTTTGAGCGAAGCGCAGGGTGGCCCTTCCAACGTTTATCAGGATTTTGAAGGCGGCGTGGCGATGGTGATTTCCACCGCGCAAACGGCGGCAAATCGTATCGGCATACCTGTCGATCAATTGCATGCCGGTCTGGGATTGGCGGGCGTATCAAGCTCGGTCGATGGCGCGCGGCTGCTGCGTGAAAGCCTGCCTTTTGCGTCCGTGGTCGTTGAGAATGATGGTGTGGCCGCGTGCATGGGCGCCTTCCAGGGCGAAGATGGCGGCATCCTCATCATGGGTACCGGTTCGATCGGCATCGGCATGGTAGGTGGCCAGCGCCACATGGTGGGCGGTTGGGGTTTTACACTGGGTGATCTGGGTTCGGGTGGCTGGATCGGGCTGCAGGCCGCGCAGCGCGCCGCACTGGTGATCGACAAGATGATGCCATCGTCGCCTTTCATCGAGAAAGTGATGACGCAGGCGGGCGATAACCGGATTGACCTGACGCAATGGTCGGTCTCCGCCGTGCCGCGCGACTTTGCATCTCTGGCGCGCGAAGCCTTTGCGGCGGCGGATGCGGGAGACCCGCATGCCAAGGAGATCGTGGTTGCCGGTTCGGGTCATATTTCTGATCTCGGCAAGACCTTGCTTTCACGCGGGGCAAAACAGCTCAGCCTGATGGGCGGGCTCGCACCTTCCTATGAGCCTTATCTGTCGCAAGACATTCGCGCCGTGCTGGTGCCGCCGAAATCGGATGCGCTGGATGGGGCCATATTGATGGCGCGGAGGGCGCAAGCATGA
- a CDS encoding N-acetylmuramic acid 6-phosphate etherase translates to MNKAVRQTEIISHLSASIDTWSDSEILARMLDGQRLAVACVEAALPAIAEAAEAIAQRIRNGGKLYYAGAGSSIRIGVQDGTELPATYGIDEGQLGYLIAGGKEAMFDTLADKEDSIEDGRAAGAICTQRDALIAIAASGRTPFTLAALEEAKANGAFTIAVINATDSALGQKADVEVLLNSGAEVIAGSTRMAAGTAQKAALNFISSLVGIKLGAVHDGMMVAMMLGNEKLKDRAARIVDQITGSGLNAAREALAKTDQIKPAVLLCAGASSAAEATKLLNSNDGNLRRALAQLSQTTKTKLQH, encoded by the coding sequence ATGAACAAGGCCGTCCGCCAGACCGAGATCATTTCGCACCTTTCCGCGAGCATCGACACTTGGTCAGACAGCGAAATCCTAGCCAGAATGCTAGATGGCCAGAGGTTGGCCGTAGCTTGTGTCGAAGCGGCCCTACCCGCCATTGCAGAAGCCGCCGAAGCCATCGCCCAGCGAATTCGCAACGGCGGAAAACTCTATTACGCCGGTGCCGGTTCCTCGATCCGTATCGGCGTACAGGACGGTACGGAACTGCCCGCCACTTACGGCATCGACGAGGGCCAACTCGGCTATCTCATCGCCGGCGGCAAAGAAGCCATGTTCGATACCTTGGCCGACAAGGAAGATTCGATCGAAGACGGTCGTGCGGCGGGCGCGATCTGCACACAACGCGATGCCCTCATCGCCATCGCCGCGTCGGGCCGTACGCCTTTCACGCTGGCTGCACTCGAAGAAGCCAAAGCCAACGGCGCTTTTACCATTGCCGTCATCAACGCTACAGATTCAGCCCTTGGCCAAAAGGCTGATGTCGAGGTGCTGCTCAATTCGGGCGCAGAAGTGATTGCAGGGTCCACCCGCATGGCGGCAGGCACCGCGCAGAAAGCCGCCCTCAATTTCATTTCCTCACTCGTGGGCATCAAGCTTGGCGCCGTGCATGACGGCATGATGGTGGCCATGATGCTCGGCAATGAAAAGCTGAAGGACCGCGCCGCCCGCATCGTCGATCAGATCACCGGCTCCGGCCTCAACGCCGCCCGCGAGGCCCTGGCCAAGACTGACCAGATCAAGCCAGCAGTTCTGCTTTGCGCCGGTGCATCCTCAGCGGCAGAAGCAACAAAACTCTTGAACAGCAATGACGGAAATCTGCGCCGCGCTCTGGCGCAGCTCAGCCAAACGACCAAAACCAAACTTCAACACTGA
- a CDS encoding ABC transporter substrate-binding protein, with translation MLKSVTKIAALAALGVCAMAATASAGDLVIESWRNDDAAIWKDQIIPAFQKGHPGINVTFSPTAPKEYNAALNAKLEGGTAGDIITCRPFDASLELFNKGYLASVNDLPNMKNFSDVAKAAWTTDDNKTTFCVPMGAVIHGFIYNKDIFKELSLAEPKTEADFYAVLDKIKADGKYTPLVMGTKDQWEAATMGFQNIGPNYWHGEDGRKGLIDGTQKFTDAPYVDTFKALAKWGPYMGDGYKAQAYPDSQNLFGLGKGAIYAAGSWDISTFHAQNVNMGAFPPPVPAGAKDCYISDHTDIGIGMNAKGKNTADAKVFLDWIGSEEFANIFANALPGFYPLSNAKVEVKDEVAQSFVSWRGQCKSTIRDSYQILSRGTPNMENELWTVSANVINGTQTPEDAAKQIQDGLAKWYKPQQK, from the coding sequence ATGTTGAAATCCGTAACCAAAATTGCAGCCCTCGCGGCCCTTGGCGTTTGCGCCATGGCAGCAACAGCATCAGCCGGTGACCTGGTCATCGAAAGCTGGCGCAATGACGATGCGGCGATCTGGAAAGACCAGATCATCCCCGCTTTCCAGAAAGGCCATCCCGGCATCAATGTTACCTTCAGCCCCACGGCGCCGAAGGAATACAATGCCGCTTTGAATGCCAAGCTTGAAGGCGGCACAGCCGGTGACATCATCACCTGCCGCCCCTTTGATGCTTCGCTCGAACTCTTCAACAAGGGCTATCTCGCCTCGGTGAATGATCTTCCCAACATGAAGAACTTCTCCGACGTGGCCAAGGCCGCCTGGACCACCGACGACAACAAGACCACCTTCTGCGTGCCGATGGGCGCCGTGATCCACGGCTTCATCTACAACAAGGACATCTTCAAGGAACTGAGCCTGGCCGAGCCGAAGACCGAAGCGGATTTCTATGCCGTGCTCGACAAGATCAAGGCTGACGGCAAATACACGCCGCTGGTCATGGGCACCAAGGACCAGTGGGAAGCTGCCACCATGGGCTTCCAGAATATTGGCCCCAACTATTGGCACGGTGAAGATGGCCGCAAAGGCCTGATCGACGGCACGCAGAAATTCACCGATGCGCCCTATGTCGACACCTTCAAGGCCTTGGCCAAGTGGGGCCCTTACATGGGTGACGGCTACAAGGCCCAAGCCTATCCTGACAGCCAGAACCTGTTCGGCCTTGGCAAGGGCGCCATCTACGCAGCTGGCTCGTGGGATATCTCCACCTTCCATGCGCAGAATGTGAATATGGGCGCTTTCCCGCCGCCGGTGCCGGCTGGTGCCAAGGACTGCTACATCTCCGACCACACCGATATCGGCATCGGCATGAATGCCAAGGGCAAGAACACGGCTGACGCCAAGGTCTTCCTCGACTGGATCGGCTCGGAAGAATTCGCCAACATTTTCGCCAACGCGCTGCCGGGCTTCTATCCGCTCTCCAACGCCAAGGTGGAAGTGAAGGATGAAGTGGCACAGTCCTTCGTGTCCTGGCGCGGCCAGTGCAAGTCGACGATCCGTGACAGCTACCAGATCCTGTCGCGTGGCACGCCGAACATGGAAAACGAACTGTGGACCGTGTCGGCCAATGTGATCAACGGCACCCAGACCCCGGAAGATGCTGCCAAGCAGATTCAGGACGGCCTGGCCAAGTGGTACAAGCCGCAGCAAAAGTAA
- a CDS encoding carbohydrate ABC transporter permease codes for MSRAHYWRVLAFFLLPAVLVYSAFSVYPLLATIVDSFYLRHPGAPETFNGLGNFYTLLGDTTWSKPFWNAFGNNCLFFLIHMVVQNPIGLALAALLSLPQLRLRNTYRTLIFMPTMLSVVVIGFVWQLILSPLWGVWKSFLVALHLGFLFGPYLGQEHTALLTISLISVWQFVGIPMILIYTALLAIPDELVDAATVDGLNQWQTFFHVKLPLIWPTIGLVSVLTFVNNFNAFDLVYVMEGALAGPNYSSDIMGTLFYRTFFGNQLQLGDKTMGSTIATMMFLFILVGVMIYLFLIQRRMQRYSF; via the coding sequence ATGAGCCGCGCACATTATTGGCGCGTGCTGGCCTTCTTCCTGTTACCGGCGGTTCTGGTTTACTCCGCTTTCTCGGTCTATCCGCTGCTCGCCACCATTGTGGATTCGTTTTATCTGCGCCACCCGGGTGCGCCTGAAACCTTCAATGGCCTCGGCAATTTCTACACTTTGTTGGGTGACACCACCTGGTCCAAGCCGTTCTGGAATGCCTTCGGCAACAATTGCCTGTTCTTCCTCATTCACATGGTCGTGCAGAACCCGATTGGTCTCGCACTTGCGGCGTTACTCAGCCTGCCACAACTGCGCCTGCGCAACACCTATCGCACGCTGATCTTCATGCCGACCATGCTGTCGGTCGTGGTCATCGGCTTTGTGTGGCAATTGATCCTCTCGCCGCTTTGGGGCGTGTGGAAAAGTTTTCTCGTCGCGCTGCATCTCGGCTTCCTGTTCGGGCCCTATCTGGGGCAGGAACACACCGCGTTGCTCACGATCTCGTTGATCTCCGTCTGGCAATTCGTCGGGATTCCGATGATCCTGATTTACACGGCACTCCTCGCCATTCCGGATGAACTGGTTGACGCCGCAACCGTGGACGGCCTGAACCAGTGGCAGACCTTCTTCCACGTAAAGCTGCCTTTGATCTGGCCCACAATCGGGCTGGTTTCGGTGCTGACCTTCGTCAACAACTTTAACGCCTTTGATCTGGTCTACGTGATGGAGGGCGCACTCGCCGGCCCCAATTATTCTTCCGACATCATGGGCACGCTGTTTTACCGCACCTTCTTTGGCAACCAGCTGCAACTGGGCGACAAGACCATGGGCTCCACCATCGCCACCATGATGTTCCTGTTCATCCTGGTGGGCGTGATGATCTATTTGTTCCTGATCCAGCGCCGCATGCAGAGATATTCCTTCTGA
- a CDS encoding carbohydrate ABC transporter permease, whose amino-acid sequence MNVKRTISKLSVHLVLVAYTCLALFPIILVIMNSFKARKAIFLSPLTPPTPSTFDLIGYHRVFADGAVGNYYLNSITVTLGTIFFTLLFGAMAGWALSEYKFRFNKLIGLYLAIGIMVPIRLGSVAIISMISGLGLINTLTALICVYVAQNLPLAVFILGEFMNQIPKDLREAARCDGLSEYSIFFHIILPLLRPAMATVAVFTMIPVWNDLWFPLILAPSGGKQTITLGVQQFLGQYVTDWNSVLAALSTAIIPVLIFYILFSRQLIRGLTSGAVK is encoded by the coding sequence ATGAATGTGAAGCGCACGATATCCAAGCTGTCTGTGCACTTGGTGCTGGTGGCCTATACCTGTCTGGCCTTGTTCCCGATCATCCTGGTGATCATGAATTCGTTCAAGGCGAGAAAGGCGATCTTCCTGTCGCCGCTCACGCCGCCAACGCCGAGCACCTTCGATCTCATCGGCTATCACCGCGTCTTTGCCGATGGCGCGGTGGGCAATTATTATTTGAACTCCATCACCGTCACCTTGGGCACGATCTTCTTCACGCTGCTGTTCGGTGCCATGGCCGGCTGGGCTTTGTCGGAATACAAATTCCGCTTCAACAAGCTGATCGGGCTCTATCTCGCCATCGGCATCATGGTGCCCATCCGCTTAGGATCGGTGGCGATCATTTCGATGATCTCAGGTCTTGGCCTGATCAACACGCTCACCGCATTGATCTGCGTTTATGTTGCCCAGAACCTGCCACTGGCCGTGTTCATCCTGGGTGAATTCATGAACCAGATCCCGAAGGACCTCCGCGAGGCGGCGCGTTGCGACGGGCTTTCGGAATATTCGATCTTCTTTCACATCATCCTGCCGCTGTTGCGGCCGGCCATGGCGACGGTTGCTGTCTTCACCATGATCCCGGTTTGGAATGACTTGTGGTTCCCGCTGATCCTTGCACCATCGGGCGGCAAGCAGACCATCACATTGGGCGTGCAGCAATTCCTGGGCCAATATGTGACGGACTGGAATTCCGTTCTTGCAGCTCTTTCGACAGCAATCATTCCGGTTCTGATTTTCTACATCCTGTTCTCACGGCAACTGATCCGCGGCCTCACATCAGGCGCGGTGAAATAG
- a CDS encoding ABC transporter ATP-binding protein, translating to MAQVSIKSLKKSYGPVDVLKDINLEVEDGAFVVLVGPSGCGKSTLLRAVAGLEPVNSGAINIGGRVVNDLPPAQREIAMVFQSYALYPHMNVEKNMGFGLRFAGTPKDEIKARVNEAARILQLDPLLKRRPRELSGGQRQRVAIGRAIVRKPQVFLFDEPLSNLDAALRVNTRVEIAKLHKLLKATIIYVTHDQMEAMTLADKIVVMNQGRIEQIGKPLDLYYNPANLFVARFIGSPAMNTIELTVTGANAARTKSGVNVRVPLPASLKPGDIVTLGVRPEHLSVTTGQGALQAKLDVVERLGELGYAHFEYEGAHLIAELRGEAPGKTGDMLGLNFDPKHVHLFGPDGTRL from the coding sequence ATGGCGCAAGTCTCAATCAAGTCCCTGAAGAAATCCTATGGCCCGGTTGATGTGTTGAAAGACATCAATCTCGAAGTGGAAGACGGCGCTTTCGTTGTTCTGGTCGGTCCTTCGGGCTGCGGCAAATCCACCTTGCTGCGCGCCGTGGCGGGCTTGGAACCAGTGAACAGTGGTGCGATCAATATCGGTGGCCGCGTGGTGAATGATCTGCCGCCCGCTCAGCGTGAAATCGCCATGGTGTTCCAGTCCTATGCGCTTTACCCGCATATGAATGTGGAAAAGAACATGGGCTTCGGCCTGCGTTTTGCCGGCACCCCGAAAGATGAAATCAAAGCACGTGTCAACGAAGCCGCGCGCATCCTGCAGCTGGACCCGCTGCTGAAGCGCCGGCCGCGCGAGCTTTCCGGCGGCCAGCGTCAGCGCGTGGCGATCGGCCGTGCGATCGTGCGCAAACCGCAAGTGTTTCTGTTTGATGAGCCGCTGTCCAATCTGGATGCAGCGCTTCGCGTCAACACCCGCGTTGAAATCGCCAAGCTGCACAAGCTGCTGAAAGCCACCATCATCTATGTGACGCATGACCAGATGGAAGCCATGACCTTGGCCGACAAGATCGTGGTGATGAACCAGGGCCGCATCGAGCAGATCGGCAAGCCGTTGGATCTTTATTACAATCCCGCCAATCTTTTCGTGGCCCGCTTCATCGGCTCGCCCGCAATGAACACAATCGAACTGACGGTGACGGGCGCCAATGCGGCGCGCACCAAATCCGGCGTGAATGTTAGGGTACCTTTGCCTGCATCATTGAAACCCGGTGACATCGTCACCCTGGGTGTGCGCCCTGAACATCTTTCAGTCACGACAGGTCAGGGCGCGCTGCAAGCCAAGCTTGATGTGGTCGAACGCCTCGGTGAGTTGGGTTACGCGCATTTCGAATATGAAGGTGCGCATCTGATCGCCGAATTGCGCGGCGAAGCCCCGGGCAAGACAGGCGACATGCTGGGCCTCAACTTCGATCCCAAGCACGTGCATCTGTTTGGACCAGATGGGACGCGGCTCTAG
- a CDS encoding EamA family transporter, with protein sequence MVNTWQFWAALSAVFAALTAIFAKIGIENINSDFATFIRTVVILMVLVIFLSVTGQWQPWSSVSGKTLVFLVLSALATGASWLCYFRALKMGSAAQVAPIDKLSVVLVAIFAVVILGERPSLPNWLGIGLVAAGAVLIAVKA encoded by the coding sequence ATGGTGAATACTTGGCAATTCTGGGCGGCTTTATCGGCGGTGTTTGCCGCACTCACCGCAATCTTTGCGAAGATCGGCATTGAGAATATCAATTCCGATTTCGCAACTTTCATCCGCACTGTGGTGATTTTGATGGTGCTGGTGATTTTTCTCAGCGTCACTGGGCAATGGCAGCCTTGGTCTTCGGTCTCGGGAAAGACGCTGGTGTTTCTGGTGCTTTCCGCGTTGGCAACGGGCGCTTCCTGGCTGTGTTATTTCCGCGCTTTGAAAATGGGCAGTGCGGCGCAGGTGGCACCCATCGACAAGCTTTCGGTTGTGCTGGTTGCCATCTTTGCTGTTGTCATATTGGGCGAGCGGCCGTCCTTGCCCAACTGGCTGGGTATCGGGCTGGTGGCCGCTGGTGCTGTGTTGATCGCGGTGAAAGCATAA
- a CDS encoding response regulator, producing MRVLLVEDDVMIGQGLRVALQDEGMAVDWVRSGADAMPAIQSAEYGIVLLDLNLPETSGLDVLKDLRQRSGDEPVLIISARDTIDDRLSGLDLGADDYLVKPFDTRELISRMRALVRRKAGHAVSDLSNGEITLNLATHEVTHGGQSAVLPAKAFALLAALMQNPGHIWSRAKLEESVYGWNEEVESNAIEVLIHSIRKRFSKDVILNVRGAGWKVREKNVK from the coding sequence ATGCGTGTGTTGCTGGTCGAAGACGATGTGATGATAGGCCAGGGCTTGCGCGTAGCGCTGCAGGATGAAGGCATGGCGGTGGATTGGGTGCGCTCTGGTGCCGATGCCATGCCCGCCATTCAAAGCGCAGAATACGGCATCGTGCTGCTTGATCTCAATTTGCCGGAAACATCCGGTCTCGATGTGCTGAAAGATTTGCGCCAGCGCAGCGGTGATGAGCCGGTGCTGATCATCTCCGCGCGCGACACGATTGATGACCGGTTGAGCGGCCTCGATCTGGGGGCAGATGATTACCTGGTCAAACCCTTTGACACGCGTGAACTGATCTCGCGCATGCGTGCTTTGGTGCGGCGCAAGGCCGGGCACGCGGTGTCTGATCTGAGCAATGGTGAAATCACCCTCAACCTCGCCACCCATGAGGTTACTCATGGTGGCCAAAGTGCTGTTCTTCCGGCCAAGGCCTTCGCGCTTCTCGCGGCCTTGATGCAGAATCCCGGTCACATCTGGTCACGGGCCAAGCTTGAAGAATCTGTTTATGGCTGGAACGAGGAAGTGGAAAGCAATGCGATCGAAGTCCTGATCCACAGCATCCGCAAACGTTTTTCCAAAGACGTCATTCTCAATGTGCGTGGCGCCGGCTGGAAAGTGCGGGAGAAAAACGTAAAGTGA